One region of Bactrocera neohumeralis isolate Rockhampton chromosome 5, APGP_CSIRO_Bneo_wtdbg2-racon-allhic-juicebox.fasta_v2, whole genome shotgun sequence genomic DNA includes:
- the LOC126758108 gene encoding serine-rich adhesin for platelets isoform X4, whose protein sequence is MDAVVLHSDIARLVLGYLKRQKLESTSRLFCKTSPHLKHEFTVYRSGFTPHSFCPDLEDIICEYVNIKHIVDRFVSSLTSSQRFELFELKLPEKVKLLLERSLATNSKTQQSENSTHNKNITKNNSNASSNINSDKENTANKHPKQKRKRDAVAYSSDERLSPFFLSSKNIKRRRILEPFCFISTKQQNLQRQRQTAQTPSTSGDQTEQTDDENEEDTLDEDSNEPENEEENGLHHNETDLSLLEKPTKESTPHSKSANGKFSTPSVPELSQAILDNPQFQMKLVDNINQALNNSKCGETRAEVSNPTASTSKMSVNENNLSEEQQIITSNEMLDQMVKDILKATEQDPAFDAIVENVVGASIQPANASAGVQCNINAAEAAPQQQLISMPAGFDHQQQQQQQQFTFVQQHQQAQLTLPTLSTISQQPTDSSTAPRTPLIIRTAISASNTSLNSGAGDAQILSTLTANNSFGSLIDPNFSISKLIVLNSNDSAQKEAPGGEQIIGNITADNLINHLTNVGDATGDEQQVFIDNATGQFVLLADEGILANFPFLLNGEGIIQQIQPGQQPQNTVIVSSAQKVNAAEENEIEGKIVPCTACKKPQDATVPTSLQSRTTADSETPSGSGIVNMKAFKSLSTPRKRTSHVRTLSFSPKTTAGSQAAQKSSLRPNPIAEECEELANSADIPERPIIKNVEILPALGGPIDASANESSNSCSVPPLFVTEESSNQTVIKTELSLRETGVVEKTDKIDNKIKSAVSGLNADTPKRKQVRKTAVRACKRQLSKSSDESETKPAPTTEVEQNEESEKSASLSEPPAGEQRVENVKDDKMMEEWLRLRNASNRDLDSRLRQINAEQHAVLPKSVRRDKNTSVKRRSLRRKRQTISKRMRKKARQEAHTKALLAESEADASIVEDEPKEVVKPDIRIVEKSKRGKCTIESRRVSKDRNSKEFNIKIPTPQKDKRETLTKTKSESVESASTDKAGTNDDAVDGTAYAEPATQTADNTSVHVSEEHKEQERDRRTANIACLLDTPFKAPTLMDAIPPTPGKPVPSLDTPAAKLRTVDGDMQLSTSYLFGSLTKSELDTPQLSAITPGLRFTPFGSSRDVTPRSGTAPTDYSSGGSYYKPDESEDLDRNFEKLLRDSAQKQRQEEEERAKLLEQHLNAEEVKSALFEEPRQTVVDEREQAEAEAEKICVEIPAEKLRVEPIVLKRVKSFGAEGTESTEATSNIDPHYTLVSDLPEICAEGESSDSSSTASTSTSSSSSNSSTSSSSSSTNSSSTTDEEESATHEKETPTKNANLSLSLDNLSTISSTEDEEWQKLAVTEEENSQLVSNDGEVRYPVRSWLTPSKVDPQAAVETHEQAPATTIKVTVPLKSAEKKNRLEDDLQQKRERMMEKLKQDANQRRVKQPIATTTPSVSKSAALIASRKLVAMREKAKILPAKATMLPTNLEVSQVKLAVEVQEKRTMEVLTALQLSAKKQAPQFSSDSDAGKARKPITVPPMASLDDNATTTLFTQAPTAAVYELTEKTERLPLKTLISKVKAKQRQCEQIEALPALKRSRTTRVGRKKIVRKPLGFKGTNAPETVFEPDQLEEVKTPHKAMTKSVAEQEGSGGKDAVVSPVPRIRIKTPTGLTADRPSALRVSPRLLGNKKSRLKDGNADEKEDGKEDTSEEAVVSGKSKKPLKAAKSKAATTAKRLLATVTKKSPVRTRMTKSKRTAPTEVLQAKIILEEQKQDEDKVRDEQPSEKQKSAGEEILPVEHAKSDKSDSSEKVEKTKSEKKKYTEKKEKESKQLDKPTKASKKDKEAEKIKQTDRPTSAETKSGKHPVTETTVTAQKRKPIDNIETVDDKEDMTKQKTEATSRSKIIDDASITNENTKTQDATKEIQTRKDTRCEGHESNVDPLDENIQDQAIEKKKLTKENEAAEIAPKPEVLPTSTTNMETETADTAETSEEDPLEHCELTSVTDEDPVRFISVTYDGPDGAPANPLPRRDFTNFKMVVAFDEEEKHIWRISNEMVLFSASPASQQIRNIPKKRKVRINTCGSSDNDNITTVGVVHSTTTTSRQATNATVNSSEDRNQRENSSNEAKPVATSTPISAPATSSTEEPRRRTTRITRNAVAGTEVASGSASAPPAEVAATSSAGPTDVLEIDDIESLLSRLHGKEN, encoded by the exons atggATGCCGTTGTTTTGCATTCGGACATTGCGCGTCTTGTGCTAG GCTATTTAAAAAGACAAAAGTTGGAAAGTACATCGCGACTATTTTGTAAGACATCACCACATCTCAAGCATGAATTTACAGTATATCGGAGCGGTTTTACGCCACACAGTTTTTGTCCGGATTTGGAGGATattatatgtgaatatgtaaatatcaaACATATTG TCGATCGTTTCGTGTCTTCATTGACGAGTAGTCAACGTTTTGAACTTTTCGAACTCAAGCTTCCCGAGAAAGTCAAGTTATTGTTGGAGCGTAGTTTGGCGACAAATTCGAAAACACAGCAATCCGAAAATTCCacgcataataaaaatattacaaaaaacaattcaaatgcCAGCAGTAACATAAATTCAGATAAAGAGAACACAGCGAACAAACATcctaaacaaaaaagaaaacg TGATGCAGTAGCATACTCTTCTGATGAGCGCCTAAGTCCTTTCTTCTTAAGCAGCAAAAACATAAAACGGCGACGCATTTTAGAACCGTTTTGCTTCATAAGCacgaaacaacaaaatttacaacgtCAACGCCAAACTGCACAAACACCTTCAACAAGCGGCGATCAAACAGAGCAGACAGATGATGAAAATGAAGAGGACACTCTCGACGAAGATAGTAATGAACCggaaaatgaagaagaaaatgGGCTGCATCATAATGAAACGGACTTGTCACTACTGGAAAAACCGACAAAAGAATCAACGCCGCACAGTAAATCGGctaatggaaaattttcaacacCATCTGTGCCG GAACTATCGCAAGCAATATTGGACAATCCacaatttcaaatgaaattagtAGATAATATTAATCAAGCGCTCAATAACTCGAAATGCGGTGAAACACGGGCAGAAGTTAGTAATCCCACAGCGTCCACTTCCAAAATGTCAGTTAATGAGAATAATCTCTCCGAGGAGCAGCAAATTATCACTTCTAATGAAATGTTGGATCAGATGGTCAAGGACATTTTGAAAGCTACTGAGCAGGACCCGGCTTTCGATGCAATTGTCGAAAATGTTGTTGGTG caTCCATACAGCCGGCAAACGCCTCAGCCGGTGTACAATGTAATATCAATGCTGCAGAAGCCGCGCCACAACAGCAACTAATTAGTATGCCGGCGGGGTTCgaccaccaacaacagcaacagcagcaacaatttaCATTTgtacaacaacatcagcaagCACAATTAACACTACCAACTTTATCGACAATATCACAACAACCAACAGATTCCAGTACAGCTCCGCGGACACCCCTAATCATACGTACGGCTATATCGGCATCGAATACTTCACTGAATAGCGGTGCTGGCGATGCGCAAATTTTGTCTACGCTCACAGCAAATAATTCCTTTGGTTCCTTGATCGATCCGAACTTTTCGATATCAAAGTTGATCGTATTAAATTCGAATGATAGTGCACAAAAGGAGGCACCGGGTGGTGAACAGATCATTGGAAATATCACCGCTGACAATTTAATCAATCATTTGACGAATGTCGGCGATGCGACTGGGGATGAGCAG CAGGTTTTCATCGATAACGCAACCGGTCAATTTGTACTTCTTGCCGACGAGGGTATATTGgcaaattttccatttcttctCAACGGTGAAGGTATAATACAACAAATTCAACCGG GCCAACAGCCACAAAACACAGTTATCGTGTCCAGTGCGCAGAAAGTAAATGCGGCCGAAGAAAACGAAATCGAAGGCAAAATAGTGCCGTGCACCGCATGTAAAAAACCACAAGATGCTACGGTTCCCACCTCGCTGCAATCTCGTACAACAGCAGATAGTGAGACACCCAGTGGAAGTGGTATAGTGaatatgaaagcttttaaaagcttgtCGACACCACGCAAACGCACCTCACATGTGCGCACGTTATCATTCTCACCGAAGACAACGGCTGGAAGTCAAGCTGCGCAGAAATCAAGCTTGCGTCCTAATCCTATCGCAGAGGAGTGCGAAGAGTTGGCCAATTCGGCTGATATACCGGAGCGACCCATcataaaaaatgtggaaattctGCCAGCTCTAGGCGGGCCCATCGACGCTAGCGCAAATGAAAGCAGCAATAGCTGTAGCGTCCCGCCTTTATTCGTCACCGAAGAAAGTAGCAATCAGACTGTCATAAAAACCGAGTTATCACTACGAGAGACCGGTGTAGTGGAGAAAACGGACAAaatagacaataaaataaaatctgcTGTAAGTGGCCTGAATGCAGATACACCGAAACGCAAACAGGTCCGCAAAACCGCGGTACGCGCATGCAAACGTCAACTTTCGAAATCTTCGGATGAATCTGAAACCAAGCCAGCGCCTACAACCGAAGTGGAACAAAATGAAGAATCGGAAAAAAGCGCGTCTCTAAGCGAGCCACCGGCCGGAGAGCAACGAGTAGAAAATGTAAAAGATGACAAAATGATGGAGGAATGGTTGCGCTTGCGTAATGCTTCCAATCGTGATCTCGACTCGCGTTTGCGTCAGATTAATGCCGAGCAACACGCCGTATTGCCGAAATCGGTGCGCAGAGATAAAAATACGTCGGTGAAACGGCGTAGTTTGCGGCGAAAAAGACAGACAATCTCTAAGCGCATGCGCAAAAAGGCGCGGCAGGAGGCGCACACAAAAGCACTGCTCGCGGAGAGTGAAGCGGACGCGTCAATCGTTGAGGATGAGCCTAAGGAAGTTGTGAAACCCGATATAAGAATCGTGGAAAAGTCGAAACGCGGCAAGTGTACAATCGAGAGCCGACGCGTGAGCAAAGATCGCAACAGCAAagaattcaatataaaaattccAACACCGCAAAAGGACAAACGCGAAACGCTAACAAAAACGAAAAGCGAAAGCGTGGAGAGCGCCAGCACCGACAAAGCTGGAACAAATGATGATGCAGTCGATGGTACAGCATACGCAGAGCCTGCAACGCAAACTGCAGACAACACAAGCGTGCATGTATCGGAAGAGCACAAAGAGCAGGAGCGCGATCGTCGTACAGCAAATATTGCTTGTCTGCTGGATACACCCTTTAAAGCGCCAACGTTAATGGATGCAATCCCGCCTACACCGGGAAAACCGGTACCCTCCCTAGACACGCCTGCCGCCAAGCTACGCACTGTTGATGGCGATATGCAACTTTCGACCTCATATCTATTTGGTTCGCTGACAAAAAGCGAATTAGATACCCCACAATTGAGTGCAATAACGCCCGGTTTGCGCTTTACACCATTCGGCTCCAGTCGGGATGTGACACCACGTAGTGGAACAGCACCAACGGATTATTCCTCCGGTGGTTCGTACTATAAACCGGATGAATCGGAAGATTTAGATcgcaattttgaaaaacttttaagAGATTCAGCGCAAAAGCAACGACAAGAAGAGGAGGAGCGAGCAAAACTGCTGGAACAGCATTTAAATGCAGAGGAGGTGAAAAGTGCGCTCTTTGAAGAACCAAGACAAACAGTGGTTGACGAGAGGGAACAAGCGGAAGCAGAAGCTGAGAAAATATGTGTGGAAATACCAGCTGAGAAACTGAGAGTCGAACCCATAGTACTGAAACGCGTTAAATCATTTGGCGCTGAAGGCACAGAGAGCACCGAAGCGACCTCAAATATCGACCCCCATTATACGCTCGTTTCAGATTTGCCTGAAATTTGTGCGGAAGGTGAGTCGTCCGATTCCTCCAGCACAGCTTCTACTTCTACGTCCTCATCTTCATCGAACAGTTCCACAAGTAGCTCGAGTTCTTCAACGAATTCCAGTAGCACAACGGACGAGGAGGAGTCAGCAACGCATGAAAAGGAAACGCCGACCAAAAATGCTAACCTGTCTTTATCGCTAGATAATCTCTCAACAATAAGTAGTACAGAAGATGAAGAGTGGCAGAAGTTAGCTGTCACAGAGGAAGAGAATTCACAGTTGGTAAGCAATGATGGTGAAGTACGTTACCCGGTACGTAGTTGGCTAACGCCGAGCAAAGTCGATCCGCAAGCAGCAGTCGAGACCCACGAGCAAGCGCCAGCGACTACTATTAAGGTAACAGTACCATTGAAATCGGCCGAGAAAAAGAATCGCTTGGAGGACGATTTGCAGCAAAAACGTGAACGCATGATGGAGAAGCTGAAGCAAGATGCCAATCAGCGGCGTGTTAAACAACCGATAGCTACAACAACACCATCAGTTAGCAAGAGCGCTGCGCTGATTGCGAGCCGCAAGCTTGTGGCGATGAGAGAGAAAGCCAAAATTCTACCGGCGAAAGCGACTATGCTGCCAACTAATTTAGAGGTAAGTCAAGTCAAACTCGCTGTGGAAGTACAGGAGAAGCGTACCATGGAAGTACTGACAGCGCTACAGCTTTCCGCCAAGAAACAAGCTCCACAGTTCAGCTCGGATAGTGACGCTGGCAAAGCGCGCAAACCGATCACTGTGCCACCAATGGCCTCGCTGGACGACAATGCAACCACTACGCTCTTCACACAAGCGCCAACCGCTGCTGTGTACGAGTTGACAGAGAAAACCGAGCGACTGCCGTTAAAGACGCTCATCTCGAAAGTGAAAGCAAAGCAAAGGCAGTGCGAACAAATTGAAGCGCTGCCGGCTTTGAAACGCTCACGTACCACAAGGGTGGGACGCAAGAAAATTGTACGCAAACCGCTCGGCTTCAAGGGCACCAACGCGCCCGAAACTGTTTTCGAACCCGATCAATTGGAGGAAGTGAAAACACCGCATAAAGCAATGACGAAAAGCGTGGCGGAGCAGGAAGGTAGTGGTGGAAAAGATGCTGTTGTTAGTCCTGTACCAAGGATAAGAATAAAAACACCGACAGGGTTAACTGCCGACAGACCCAGCGCATTACGTGTTTCGCCGCGTTTGCTTGGCAACAAAAAGAGTAGATTGAAGGATGGTAATGCGGACGAGAAAGAAGATGGCAAAGAAGATACATCGGAGGAAGCCGTAGTAAGCGGCAAATCCAAGAAACCACTAAAAGCTGCGAAGTCCAAGGCGGCAACCACGGCTAAAAGGTTGTTAGCGACTGTTACCAAAAAGTCACCTGTACGTACTAGAATGACGAAAAGCAAAAGAACGGCGCCGACCGAAGTAttacaagcaaaaataatattggAAGAGCAAAAGCAAGACGAGGATAAGGTTAGAGACGAACAACCAAGTGAGAAGCAAAAGTCTGCAGGTGAGGAGATATTACCAGTTGAGCATGCGAAATCTGACAAGTCTGACAGTAgcgaaaaagttgaaaaaaccaaatccgaaaagaaaaaatatactgAGAAAAAGGAAAAGGAGTCAAAACAGTTGGATAAACCAACGAAGGCATCCAAAAAGGACAAAGAagctgaaaaaattaaacaaacagaTAGGCCCACGTCAGCTGAAACGAAGTCCGGAAAACACCCGGTTACAGAAACAACTGTTACGGCGCAGAAAAGAAAGCCCATAGATAATATAGAAACTGTAGATGATAAAGAAGAcatgacaaaacaaaaaactgaagcGACATCCAGGAGCAAAATTATTGACGATGCGAGCATAACAAATGAAAATACCAAAACACAAGACGCTACTAAAGAAATACAGACACGAAAAGATACCAGATGTGAAGGACACGAATCAAATGTTGACCCACTTGATGAAAATATACAAGATCaagcaattgagaagaaaaaaTTGACGAAAGAGAATGAAGCTGCAGAGATCGCGCCAAAACCGGAAGTCTTGCCGACATCAACCACAAATATGGAGACTGAAACTGCTGACACTGCCGAAACCTCCGAAGAAGATCCATTAGAGCATTGCGAACTAACGTCTGTTACGGATGAGGATCCGGTACGCTTTATATCAGTTACCTATGACGGTCCCGATGGTGCGCCAGCAAATCCCTTGCCACGACGAGATTTTACAAACTTCAAAATGGTCGTTGCCTTCGATGAGGAGGAGAAACACATTTGGCGCATCAGCAACGAAATGGTTTTGTTCAGTGCATCGCCCGCATCACAACAAATACGTAACATTCCGAAGAAACGTAAAGTGCGAATAAATACATGCGGCAGCAGTGATAATGATAACATCACCACTGTAGGTGTAGTACATAGTACGACAACAACATCACGGCAAGCAACCAATGCGACTGTTAACAGCAGTGAAGACCGCAATCAAAGGGAGAACAGTTCGAATGAAGCCAAACCAGTAGCAACGTCTACACCCATCTCTGCGCCAGCCACGAGCAGTACAGAAGAACCACGAAGGCGGACGAC CAGAATAACAAGAAATGCTGTCGCTGGTACGGAAGTGGCGAGTGGTTCTGCGTCGGCGCCACCAGCAGAAGTAGCAGCGACGAGCTCTGCTGGTCCTACAGATGTTCTCGAAATAGATGACATTGAATCGCTACTTTCGCGTTTGCATGGGAAAGAGAACTAA